The sequence below is a genomic window from Candidatus Neomarinimicrobiota bacterium.
ATTGCTGTAGCAGTTGGTAATGGACTGGTGGTTCCCCCGGTTCGCAATGCTGAAGATAAATCACTATTACAAATCTCGGATGACATCTCAGAAATCGTAAGTAAGGCTCGCAACAAGAAACTGACCCTGGATGACCTCGAGGGAGCCACCTTCTCGATCACAAATTTTGGCGTATTTGGTAATCTGGCGGGCTATCCCATCATCAATCAACCCAATGTGGCTATTCTCGGTGTCGGCGCAATCAAGAAGAGGCTCGTGGTCATTGAAACTGTTTCTGGTGATGAAATTGCCATCAGGCAAATTTGCACCTTTACCCTGGGCTTTGACCATCGTCTGGTAGATGGTGCCATGGGTGGAAAATTTATTGAAGCCATTGTCAAGAACCTTGAAGCCGTTGACCCACTCAAAGCGCTTGCAGGGGTCTTGGGTTAGTATACTTCTTTTGTCTTTGCGAGGAGTGAAACGACGAAGCAATCTCAGGTGGTTGTTCTGGTAAGGATAACAGATCGCCACATTCGTACCTCATTCGCAAAGACCCAAAAGAATCGAGAGTATTTTTTTTGGCCACGAAGACACAAAACCACGAAGGCTTTTTTGTGTACCTTTGTGTCTTAGTGCCTTTGTGGCAATAAGGTTTTAATAAAAAAGAGGAAATAATGCCTAAACCTGTAATGGAACCATATCTACAATCTCTGTGTACTCTGTGGTTAAAAAGGATCGAGAGATAATGCCCAAACCAACCAAACCCCCC
It includes:
- a CDS encoding 2-oxo acid dehydrogenase subunit E2 — translated: IAVAVGNGLVVPPVRNAEDKSLLQISDDISEIVSKARNKKLTLDDLEGATFSITNFGVFGNLAGYPIINQPNVAILGVGAIKKRLVVIETVSGDEIAIRQICTFTLGFDHRLVDGAMGGKFIEAIVKNLEAVDPLKALAGVLG